The sequence ATACGCCGCACCATTTGAGATTAAAGCTCCCGGTAACGGGGGCTTTTCTTTTACGTAGGCACCGCATGGATTCGAACCTCGGTCGAGGCGCGAGCGTAAAGAAAACGCGGAGCGTTTTTAGCCCGCGGGCGAGCGCGCCGGCAGGCGGGCGAAGCCGGTGCGGATCCGCGCAGCGGATGCGCGGAATCCTATACGCCGCACCATTTGAGATTAAGGCTCCCGGCAACGGGGGCTTTTCTTTTACGTAAACACCGCATGGATTCGAACCTCGGTCAAAGGGGACTATTTCTCATCGACTCGTGTAAGATTTCGAGTATGCGCCTCGGTGAGTCCGTGGCGCGCTCTTTCTTTAGACGACCGATCAGGGTGATATTTCGTGGCAGAGCGTCCGACATACAAGCTCAGGTTTCTCGATCCCAAAAAGCGCTTTCCGGCCATGCCCGAGCAGCCTGCGGGACGCTCGTATGGCGTGGTTTGGAAGCTCTTTGGCGAGGACCCGCATGAATCATGCTATGTCGTCGAATTCGTCGGCAAAAGCCATGTGTCGCTTTTGGGCTACGTGTGTGTTTCGGGTGAGGTCTATAAGGTGGACCGTCCCGTTAACGAGGCATCGCTGCCCGACGATCCCGACATGCAACTGATTCTTGACGAGTCCGATTCCAACATCGGTGAGATTGCGGTCAGGGGTACCGATGGGACGATGCGCTCCCGGGCGCGAGTCATCGGCTCTCCCGAAGGCACCATGCGCGAACAATCCGATCGCGAGACGTGGAATTCGACGCGCAGCCTTCGCTACGGCGAGTTCATGGCCTCGATGTTCTTGCGTTACGTGATATTCGCCGATTCTGAAAACGCTGTCTCAGGCACGGCGGACGGTGACGGCCTTGACGAGGGCATGAAAAATGCCGTCGACAAGATTAAACTTGTTAAACTCCCCGAGCCGGTTGAGGTGTTGCTGGGTTTTGATTCCACGCCGCTGCCCGATGCAATCGAAACGTTGCTCTACCGCATTGACCATACAGATAATCCAAGTGGCATTGAGCGCTATGCCGCCGCTTTGATGGGCGAAGTTAATCTGCCTCGCCTGCGCACCATCGCGGCCAAAACCGAAATGAGCCTGGCGCGGATCGATCGCTCGAGGCTCTTCTATCTCAATTTTGACCGTAGCCTGCTGGACCAGGACGAGATCGATACCCTGCTTGCCGTCGAGTGCCGCCTGAACCGCCTATCGGGCATTCTTGAGCGTATTGGGGCAGGGTTGGGCCCCGTTGCTTCGTCGCCAAGCTTTGAGGGCTGCTCGCTCTTTGACCTATGGCATATCAGCAAGACGACAAACGACGTTCCTCGCCTGCTCGAAACGCTGCCGAATGACAACCCGTGGGCCAAGCCGGGGACGGTTGCGTGCCAGCCGGGTGGCGAGTGGGACGTTCGCACCCGCTTTGCACGTATCGTAGAAGCGCTCAACGTGGTCACGCGGCTCGACTACACCTATCGAGCGAACGTCGCTGAGGGCATCGTGCTGGTGCGATTTGGCCGCACGGTTGTCGATGCTATGCCGCAGCGCGAATACGATGCTCAAGATGACGCCTGGCGCGAGGTGGATGAGCCTAAGCGCACGGCATGGGCCACCGAGCACGATGCGCGTATTGCGCTTACGCTCGCGGCGGCTTGCTTTGCTTCGGGCGCTCACATCACGCGCTGCTACGTGCAGATTGCGGCTCCCGACGGCGAGCAGGGCGAGCGCGTTGTTAAAACGTATTCCTTTGGCCGTGCGGCCTATCTGGCCGATTGCGTTTCTGTCGCCAAGGATCTTGAGAGCATGGATATGGACGACATGCCCTGCAAGCATTTGCTCGAGGCATATGAGGCAGATGCGCCGGACATGATTGAACCTGCAGAGGTTCACACCCGACCACGTGATGACCATCGTCCATTGCCGCCTGCGCTTCGCGATTTGCTGCTCGCTGATACGGCTGACGAGCTTGAGGTCATGGAGGAGGACAACGATCCGTATGTCGCCCGTGTCGTCGAGTTGCGCGAGCAATCCAAAGTTGACCGAGCCGGTGCTTTCGAGGGCTTTTCTCGCCTTGTCGAGGAGCTGGAAGCCAAGTGTACGGTTGCTGAGCTTTTGGCGACGGGCCCGGTGCAGACCCAGTTCTGCGACAACCAGCTGGTGCGCATGGTGCTGCCGGTGATGGAGGAGGACCGTTCCGTGCGTATCCTTCGCGCTCCCGATGCGCTGTATTTTGCCCAGCACGAGATCTGCAGCTTTTACGCCGAACAAGAGGACTTTGAGCGTGCGCTGCCCGAGGTGCGTCGTCTCTACGATTTGGCGCGCTCGTCCATGCAGTCTCACTTTGCCCTGATCAACGTGCTAGCACGCCTGGAGCGCTATGACGAGATTATCGAGGTAGCACGCCACGGCCTGCGCATTGCCAGTGACCGGCCTTCGATCGGTTACCTGTTCTATCGCCTGGCATTCGCCTACTGGAACTGCGACCAGCTCGAGCTGGCGCTGGCATGTTATCGCCTGGTGCCGCGCGGCGAGGAGTCGGGCGGCAGTGCGCAGGAGGAAATGCAGGGCCTTATGAACGAGATGGGCGTCATCAAGCCGCCCGCGTTTGAGGAGGCTGTCGAGACCATCCGCAAGGCAGGTCTTGAGCTGCCGCCGGTGCCCGCCGTGACCAATCAACTCGCGGATGCCGCCGTGCAACTCGTCGATAACGGCTTCTTTTTCTTGGCGCGCGGCTGCATCTATCAAATGTGGCGCACCATGGGCAACGATGAGCTCGGCTCCCTCAACCGCTCGCTAGGGTAGGCGAAGCTTGCAAGGAGGAAAAGCTGCTGGGCAATTTGAAAATCCCCCTTGCCCATCCTCGACTGTTTGGTTATTATAGAACGGCTGTTACGGAGAGCTGACCGAGAGGCCGAAGGTGCTCGCCTGCTAAGCGAGTATGCCCCAAAAGGGCATCTGGGGTTCGAATCCCCAGCTCTCCGCCAGTACGAATTTGAAAAAGGGTCCCATCTGGGGCCCTTTTTTATTATCAAGAAAGGCGGCTGGGGATTCGAACCCTCAAAAAATGAGGCGCCCCGTTGGACGCCTCATTTGGTTCGATGTGATAACGCTTTGGCCCTACACCTCAGGAGCCTTGGCTACGGTCTCGCTCTCGGCCGTGAGCGGGCGGTTGTCGATGCGGCGACTCAGGCGGTCGAGCTTTACCAGTAGCCACTCGATGGGGTTTGGCCCCGAGCCTTCCTCGTCGGCAACCAAATCAACGACGGCAATCTTGGTGCCTTCTTGCTTGAGCGTGACGCTGCCTACCTTGTCGCCCACGTGCACCGTGCCCGAAAGGTCGTCGTAGCTAACCTTTTCGGTCACTTCGCCGGCGAGTGAGAACACCGTTGCCTGTGCGGCGGGGTCGGCGAGCGTGGCGTCGATCGTCTTGTCCGTCCAATCTGTCTGGCTAATGCGTGCCATGAGCGGGTTGCCGTTGGCGGTCTTCTCCCGCGTGTTGGCGATCGCAACCGCAACTTTGTGACCGTAGTACCAGTTGGCAAGGGCCGCCGTATCGGTAAAGCGCTGGTCGCTGGTGGTGGAGTTCAAAATAACGGTGTAGATCTCGTCGCCGTCGCGGTTGTAGGCGCTCGTAAAGCAATAGCCCGCGTCGTCGGTGGTGCCGGTCTTGCCACCAATGTTTCCGTCCTGACCGAGCAAAACGTTGTGCGTGTCCATGGAATGCGAATGGTCTGAGCCATCGGCGCCCGTGACCTCAATCCAAGAATCCTCGCTCGCGACGACTTCACGAATCGTATCGTCTTTCATGGCTTCCTGCATCATCAGTGCCACGTCATGTGCGGTTGAGTGCATGTCGCCGGCCCACTCATCAAAGTCCAGACCGTGTGGGTTCTCAAAGACCGTGCCGGTGCAGCCGAGCTTTTTGGCGCGCTCGTTCATGGCCTTCACAAAGGTTGCCTCGGCGTCTTTGGTCTTGGGGTCGATCTTTTTGCCCACGTACTCGGCAAGCACGATGGCGGCGTCGTTGCCCGAGGGGATCATCAGGCCGCGTAGTGCCTGCTCTACGGTGAGCTCGTCGCCTTCGAGCAGGCCGGCAGTCGAGTTGCCTACGGTGGCGGCAGCGTTGCTCACCGTGACCTTCTCGTCCATCTTGCAGTTTTCGACGGTCAGGATTGCGGTCATGACCTTGGTGATCGAGGCAATCTTGACCTGTTCATCGGCGCCGCGTCCATAGTAGACGGTGCCGTCCTTGCCCATGACGAGGGCATTGGTCGCATCGATATCGGGCAGGTTTTCTGCCGTGATGCCGCGCGCATCGGCGGTTTTGCCGCAAACATTGTCGGTCGTGAGCACTTGGGCGCCGGCGACGGTGGGCACGCCAGCGGCAAGGGCGATGGCGCAGGCAAAGCCGGCGACAAGTTGGGCGGAGCGCTTTGCAAAAGAGGTGAGGGACTTCACAGATTTCGCTTTCGACGGGATGGTCTCTTCTGGCACTAGAGTATATCGTTTGCCGGCGGCGACGATCGCTGCGTGCGCGCATGGCCCGCATTCGTGCTCGAATGGGCGCAAGGGTGCTTAAGGTCGACTTAATCGCCCACGCTTGTTGTGTGTGGCGGGCGCCGCCTCGGGCATAATGGAGCGCGAGAGGAGCACGCATGAACGAGCGCATATTGGTAGTTGATGACGAGAAAGCCATCGCCGACCTGGTTGGTATCTACCTTACAAAAGAGGGCTTTGACGTCCAGATCGCCTACAGCGGGGCCGATGCGGCCAAGGCAATTCTGGAACAAGAGTTTGACCTGGCACTGCTCGACGTCATGCTGCCCGATATCGACGGCTTTGAGCTGCTGCGTACCATCCGTGCCAGCCATGCCTATCCCGTAATTATGTTGACGGCGCGCGATGCCCAGCAGGATAAAATCGAAGGCCTTTCGCTTGGCGCGGACGATTACGTGGTCAAACCGTTTCGCCCGCTGGAGCTCATTGCGCGCGTGCATGCTCAGCTTCGTCGCTATACCAGCTACGGCAGCCGCGCACAGGCGGCCGAGTCGCCGATCATCCAGCTCGACGGCCTCGAGATCAACCGCGACGCCCGCTCCGTGATGGTGGACGGCGCACCGGTGCGCCTTACGCCCATCGAGTATTCCATCTTGCTGTATCTGGTCGAGCATCGTGGCAGCGTGGTGCCCGTGGAGGACCTGTTCCGCGCGGTGTGGAACGAGGACTTTATGCCCGGCTCCAACAATACGGTTATGGTGCACATTCGCCATCTGCGCGAAAAGATTGGCGACGACGCCCAAAAGCCGCGCTTTATCAAAAACGTCTGGGGCGTCGGCTACATCATCGAATAACGCTTTCCGCTTGTGAGGATCTTGATATGACAAAAGACGATAGGCAGGCGTTCGAGGTGCCCGATCGACTCTTTGAATACGTGAGAGCAGTCGTCGACAACCGCGCGCTCGCGACGGTACTCCTCTTTTTGCTGAGCCTGCTGCTGATCGGCATCGACAACATCGCCGGTATCTTGGCAGTTTTGCTTATCGGGTTTTTGCTGATCGATCGATTCGAGATCGTGCGCCGTTGCGTGGTGATCGGCGGTGCCGCGTGGGCCATGACGCTGGCGATCGGCGCCATGGCGCTCGGTGGCATTGAGGGACCGGTGCTGTTCGATGCCGGCTTTGTATTCAACATGCTTGGCTTTGTCTTGGCGCTCGCCGTGTGCGTCCTGTTCTTTTGCGGCCGCGCTCTGTACTACCAGGGCTATGAGCAGGGTGAGCGGCATTCCGACCGCGTGCTTGCCGCCCGTATTCAGGACCGCCTGATCGATCATCCTGACGCCTGGGATAACATCGACGGCGACTTCCTGGAGGTCGAGGGTGCGCTCAACCGCGTGCGCGATCGCGAGCGTAAGGTGCAGCAGGCCCTACGCGACGAGTCGCATCGCAAGGACGACTTGGTCACATACTTGGCGCATGACCTGCGCACACCGCTTGCCAGCGTGGTGGGCTACCTCTCGCTGTTGCAGGAGGCACCCGACCTGCCGGTTGAGCAGCGCGCACACTTTACGGGCGTGGCGCTCGACAAGGCGCACCGACTCGACGCGCTTATTGAGGAGTTCTTTGATATCACGCGCTTTGACTTCCACGATATTGTGCTTACGCGCGGCTGCGTCGACCTGGGATTGCTACTGGCGCAGGTGGCCGATGAGTTCTATCCCATTCTCAACGAGCAGCACAAAGATGTCCAAGTTGATGTGCGCGAGGATCTGACGGTACTTGTGGATGGCGACAAGATGGCTCGCGTGTTCAACAACATCATGAAAAACGCCATCGCCTATAGCTACGAAGGATCGACCATCACGATTGAGGCTGGGCGCCAAGATGACGGTGGCGTGCGAATTCGCTTTATTAACCATGGTGATCCGATTCCGGCGGCTAAGCTCAAGGTGATCTTTGAGAAGTTCTATCGCCTGGACGCGGCACGTGCGACCAATCGCGGTGGCGCCGGCCTGGGCCTTGCCATCGCCAAGGAGATCGTATGCGCGCACGGCGGTACCGTTGCATGTGAATCGACGCCCGAACACACGATATTCACCATCGAGCTGCCCGCCGCATAGCCAGCGTGCCCTTACAAACACTTGACAATGCGCTCACGTGCATATGAGCCGCGATTCCTACTATCGATACTGCTGAATTGATATCGATGTGGAGGTATGCGGTATGACGGCTGCTGCGGCTGTGGAGCCCACGGAGCTTGAAGAACTCATGAAAGCGCAGGCCGAGGCCGCGCACGAGCGCGAGGTTGGGGATGCGACTCGCCCCACGGCAGAGGATCTTGCCGCCTCGCCGACGCGAATCGATGTTGAGGGCCTCGACCTGTTCTATGGCGACCACCATGCGCTCAAGGACGTGAATATCAAGATCCGCGACAAGCAGATTACCTCGTTCATCGGGCCTTCGGGCTGCGGAAAGTCCACGTTGCTGCGCTGCTTTAACCGCATGAACGACGGCATCAAGGACTGCCGAATCGAGGGCAAGATTGCGCTCGATGGTCAAGATATCCTGGGCGACTACGACATCTGCCGCCTTCGCCAGCGCGTGGGCATGGTGTTCCAGCGCCCCAACCCGTTTCCCATGAGCATCTACGACAACGTCGCCTATGGGCCGCGCGGTATGGGTGTGCGCGATCGCGTCGTGCTCGACGAGCTGGTCGAAGACTCCCTGCGACGCGCCGCCCTGTGGGACGAGGCCAAGGACAAGCTCAAAGAGTCGGGTCTGGGTCTTTCGGGCGGCCAGCAGCAGCGCCTGTGCATCGCCCGCGCACTTGCCGTGCAGCCCGACATTCTGCTGATGGACGAGCCGACCTCGGCACTCGATCCCGTATCGACGCTGGTGGTGGAGCAGCTGGCCTGCGAGCTCAAAGAGACCTGCACGCTCGTGGTCGTTACGCACAATATGCAGCAGGCGGCGCGTATCTCCGATTCGGTCGCATTCTTTTTGCTGGGTGAGCTGGTGGAGCACGCGCCCACCGCGCAACTCTTCAAGAATCCGACCGATCCGCGCACGGCGGATTATTTGACGGGGCGTTTTGGCTGATACCATCTAGTAAAGGTACCTTTAGGGTTAAGATGCGGTCATGCCGGCCGCAAAGGGGTTCAACATGATCTATTACGTCGAGGACGATGACAACATCAGGGATTTGACGGTCTATGCGCTGCGCAAGCAGGGGATTGAGGCCGAAGGCTTTTCGTGCGACGGTGAGTTTAAGGCTGCCGTGGCGCGACGGGTACCCGATGCCGTCCTGCTCGACATCATGCTGCCCGATACCGATGGCTTGGCGATTATGCGTCGACTGCGTGCCGATCGCCTGACGGCGACGGTGCCCATCATGATGCTTACCGCCAAGGATACCGAGCTCGACAAGGTGATGGCGCTCGATGGCGGTGCCGACGATTACCTGACTAAGCCGTTTTCGCTCATGGAGCTCGCCAGCCGCTGCCGCGCACTGCTGCGTCGCGGCGGCATGGTCAAACAGGCAAGCGATGTGCTCAGCGTGGGCGACATCGTGCTCTCGCCCAGCCATCGTGAGGTGACTGTTGCCGGCGAGTCGCTTAAGCTCACCCTGCGCGAGTTCGACCTGCTCGAGTACCTCATGCGCAAGCCCGGCGTGGTCTTTACCCGCGAGTCGTTGCTGCAGAGCGTGTGGGGCTGGGACTTCGACGGCGGTTCGCGCACCGTTGACGTGCACGTGCAGACGCTTCGCCAAAAACTGGGCGAGCATGCCAGCGCCATCGAGACCGTGCGCGGCGTGGGCTACCGCTTGGCCGAGCCTTCTGCCGGTGATGGTGCCGAAGGTGACGACACCGCGGCCACCGCATCGGAGGAGTAACCCGTGGTCTTCGCCCCCCAGGGAAAACATACGCTGTCGCACCGCGTTTTTGTGACGATCTTTGTCTGCGCCATGGCGGTTATCGTGGCGTTTACGGTGCTGGGTGCGTTCTTTGTGCAAAACACCTTGGCGGATGCCACGAGTGCCAACCTGGCGCAAGAAACCGAGCTCATTGCTGCCGCCCTCGACGAGCAGCAGGAGCCCATCCCGTTCTTGCGTAGCCTCGATCGAGAGGACTTGCGCATCACGCTGATTAACAAGGATGGATCGGTTGCCTACGACAACGAGGCGCCGCCTTCCACACTGCCCAACCATGGCGATCGCCCCGAGGTCATCGAGGCCTTTGAGAGTGGTTCGGGTTCCGCGGAGCGCGCAAGCTCTACGCTCGACGAGATTATGCTGTATCGCGCCGTCGCCCTTGATAACGGCCAGGTTGTCCGCTTGGCGCAGGCCCAGCCTGGCGTTGCGGCGATTTTGCTGTCGATGGTGGCGCCGATGCTGCTTATCGCAGCAGCGGGTGCGGTACTCTCGTTTTTTATGGCGCGCCGCGAGTCCCGTGCCATCATCGCGCCTTTGCAAGAGGTGGATTTGGACCACCCACGCCGTAGCTATGAGCACGCCTATGCCGAGATGGTCCCCATGCTTGAGCGTATTGAGTCGCAGCGCCAGGAGCTCAAGCGCCAAATGGCGGTGCTGGCGGACAACGACCGTATGCGCCGCGAGTTCACGGCGAATATCACCCATGAGCTCAAGACGCCGCTTACGGCGATTTCGGGCTATGCCGAGCTCATCGCAAACGGCATGGTCGAGGGCGAGGGCGACCTGCGCAACTTTGGCGGTCGCATCTATCGTGAGGCGGGCCGCTTGGCAGCGCTTGTCAACGATATCCTTACGCTGTCTAACTTGGACGAGGCCGAGCGTGCAACTGAGGGCGAGGCGGTGCCCATTGGTTCCACGGAGCCTATTGAGCTCTCGCGTGCCATCTACGCGGTTGAGCAGCGTCT is a genomic window of Collinsella aerofaciens containing:
- a CDS encoding sensor histidine kinase; the encoded protein is MTKDDRQAFEVPDRLFEYVRAVVDNRALATVLLFLLSLLLIGIDNIAGILAVLLIGFLLIDRFEIVRRCVVIGGAAWAMTLAIGAMALGGIEGPVLFDAGFVFNMLGFVLALAVCVLFFCGRALYYQGYEQGERHSDRVLAARIQDRLIDHPDAWDNIDGDFLEVEGALNRVRDRERKVQQALRDESHRKDDLVTYLAHDLRTPLASVVGYLSLLQEAPDLPVEQRAHFTGVALDKAHRLDALIEEFFDITRFDFHDIVLTRGCVDLGLLLAQVADEFYPILNEQHKDVQVDVREDLTVLVDGDKMARVFNNIMKNAIAYSYEGSTITIEAGRQDDGGVRIRFINHGDPIPAAKLKVIFEKFYRLDAARATNRGGAGLGLAIAKEIVCAHGGTVACESTPEHTIFTIELPAA
- a CDS encoding response regulator transcription factor, producing the protein MPAAKGFNMIYYVEDDDNIRDLTVYALRKQGIEAEGFSCDGEFKAAVARRVPDAVLLDIMLPDTDGLAIMRRLRADRLTATVPIMMLTAKDTELDKVMALDGGADDYLTKPFSLMELASRCRALLRRGGMVKQASDVLSVGDIVLSPSHREVTVAGESLKLTLREFDLLEYLMRKPGVVFTRESLLQSVWGWDFDGGSRTVDVHVQTLRQKLGEHASAIETVRGVGYRLAEPSAGDGAEGDDTAATASEE
- a CDS encoding sensor histidine kinase, which produces MVFAPQGKHTLSHRVFVTIFVCAMAVIVAFTVLGAFFVQNTLADATSANLAQETELIAAALDEQQEPIPFLRSLDREDLRITLINKDGSVAYDNEAPPSTLPNHGDRPEVIEAFESGSGSAERASSTLDEIMLYRAVALDNGQVVRLAQAQPGVAAILLSMVAPMLLIAAAGAVLSFFMARRESRAIIAPLQEVDLDHPRRSYEHAYAEMVPMLERIESQRQELKRQMAVLADNDRMRREFTANITHELKTPLTAISGYAELIANGMVEGEGDLRNFGGRIYREAGRLAALVNDILTLSNLDEAERATEGEAVPIGSTEPIELSRAIYAVEQRLEQVARQANVTISHETKPVVIEGVSRLIDELIYNLASNAIRYNRPGGAVTLQCGTNDEGHPFLAVADTGIGIAPEEQGKVFERFYRVDKSRSKARGGTGLGLAIVKHAALYHHATLDLSSELGVGTTITVTFPIRQDEPFA
- a CDS encoding response regulator transcription factor, with product MNERILVVDDEKAIADLVGIYLTKEGFDVQIAYSGADAAKAILEQEFDLALLDVMLPDIDGFELLRTIRASHAYPVIMLTARDAQQDKIEGLSLGADDYVVKPFRPLELIARVHAQLRRYTSYGSRAQAAESPIIQLDGLEINRDARSVMVDGAPVRLTPIEYSILLYLVEHRGSVVPVEDLFRAVWNEDFMPGSNNTVMVHIRHLREKIGDDAQKPRFIKNVWGVGYIIE
- a CDS encoding D-alanyl-D-alanine carboxypeptidase family protein, with protein sequence MKSLTSFAKRSAQLVAGFACAIALAAGVPTVAGAQVLTTDNVCGKTADARGITAENLPDIDATNALVMGKDGTVYYGRGADEQVKIASITKVMTAILTVENCKMDEKVTVSNAAATVGNSTAGLLEGDELTVEQALRGLMIPSGNDAAIVLAEYVGKKIDPKTKDAEATFVKAMNERAKKLGCTGTVFENPHGLDFDEWAGDMHSTAHDVALMMQEAMKDDTIREVVASEDSWIEVTGADGSDHSHSMDTHNVLLGQDGNIGGKTGTTDDAGYCFTSAYNRDGDEIYTVILNSTTSDQRFTDTAALANWYYGHKVAVAIANTREKTANGNPLMARISQTDWTDKTIDATLADPAAQATVFSLAGEVTEKVSYDDLSGTVHVGDKVGSVTLKQEGTKIAVVDLVADEEGSGPNPIEWLLVKLDRLSRRIDNRPLTAESETVAKAPEV
- a CDS encoding tetratricopeptide repeat protein, with amino-acid sequence MAERPTYKLRFLDPKKRFPAMPEQPAGRSYGVVWKLFGEDPHESCYVVEFVGKSHVSLLGYVCVSGEVYKVDRPVNEASLPDDPDMQLILDESDSNIGEIAVRGTDGTMRSRARVIGSPEGTMREQSDRETWNSTRSLRYGEFMASMFLRYVIFADSENAVSGTADGDGLDEGMKNAVDKIKLVKLPEPVEVLLGFDSTPLPDAIETLLYRIDHTDNPSGIERYAAALMGEVNLPRLRTIAAKTEMSLARIDRSRLFYLNFDRSLLDQDEIDTLLAVECRLNRLSGILERIGAGLGPVASSPSFEGCSLFDLWHISKTTNDVPRLLETLPNDNPWAKPGTVACQPGGEWDVRTRFARIVEALNVVTRLDYTYRANVAEGIVLVRFGRTVVDAMPQREYDAQDDAWREVDEPKRTAWATEHDARIALTLAAACFASGAHITRCYVQIAAPDGEQGERVVKTYSFGRAAYLADCVSVAKDLESMDMDDMPCKHLLEAYEADAPDMIEPAEVHTRPRDDHRPLPPALRDLLLADTADELEVMEEDNDPYVARVVELREQSKVDRAGAFEGFSRLVEELEAKCTVAELLATGPVQTQFCDNQLVRMVLPVMEEDRSVRILRAPDALYFAQHEICSFYAEQEDFERALPEVRRLYDLARSSMQSHFALINVLARLERYDEIIEVARHGLRIASDRPSIGYLFYRLAFAYWNCDQLELALACYRLVPRGEESGGSAQEEMQGLMNEMGVIKPPAFEEAVETIRKAGLELPPVPAVTNQLADAAVQLVDNGFFFLARGCIYQMWRTMGNDELGSLNRSLG
- the pstB gene encoding phosphate ABC transporter ATP-binding protein PstB; amino-acid sequence: MTAAAAVEPTELEELMKAQAEAAHEREVGDATRPTAEDLAASPTRIDVEGLDLFYGDHHALKDVNIKIRDKQITSFIGPSGCGKSTLLRCFNRMNDGIKDCRIEGKIALDGQDILGDYDICRLRQRVGMVFQRPNPFPMSIYDNVAYGPRGMGVRDRVVLDELVEDSLRRAALWDEAKDKLKESGLGLSGGQQQRLCIARALAVQPDILLMDEPTSALDPVSTLVVEQLACELKETCTLVVVTHNMQQAARISDSVAFFLLGELVEHAPTAQLFKNPTDPRTADYLTGRFG